One region of Sulfuriroseicoccus oceanibius genomic DNA includes:
- a CDS encoding YecH family metal-binding protein translates to MNTNTQPLAERHGHDVIAMMLEGGKTYSRESLKKEIIETFGITTTFYTCSTSGMTPDQLIDFLAARGKFEGTEDAFRFDPAKQCKH, encoded by the coding sequence ATGAATACAAATACCCAGCCGCTGGCCGAGCGCCACGGACACGATGTGATTGCCATGATGCTCGAAGGCGGCAAGACCTACAGCCGCGAGTCATTGAAGAAGGAAATCATCGAGACCTTCGGCATTACCACCACGTTCTACACCTGCTCGACGAGCGGCATGACGCCGGACCAGTTGATCGACTTCTTGGCGGCGCGTGGCAAGTTTGAAGGCACCGAGGATGCCTTCCGCTTTGACCCTGCCAAGCAGTGCAAACACTAG
- a CDS encoding glycosyltransferase family 4 protein, which produces MRIGLARRGYSASGGAERFLLRFAEGLRAAGHEPVFCVDRAWRKAGLKSDEVVWLDGMTPLTFANTMRQTLATDVCDCLFSLERGWACDVYRAGDGVHKAWLDRRSAFEPSYKSWFRAIQSKHRAMMRLEASLLGDTSHCPAVVVNSKMVAKEIAEHYPDRDPDSVHLVYNGYDPVVEPETLDRAAMRAEVRRELGISDQEKVVLFVGSGWERKGLPDLIKASSGQNCRLVVAGRGRMRSEWKGRKQVTFLGPRKDVARLLMMADVFALPTYYDPFSNATLEAARHGLPVITTTANGFHEVMTEGVHGSAVDAGDVSALAAAIDHWATLENDDTVFSRCLENVKPFTIDRNVSETLKVVANADRVGLGVATAGNPTPVGSPQTIWRS; this is translated from the coding sequence ATGCGAATAGGATTGGCTCGACGAGGATATTCTGCGAGCGGGGGGGCGGAACGTTTTTTGTTGCGCTTCGCCGAGGGCTTGCGTGCTGCTGGACACGAACCTGTGTTTTGTGTAGACCGTGCATGGCGCAAGGCCGGCTTGAAATCGGACGAAGTGGTTTGGTTGGACGGGATGACGCCGCTTACCTTTGCCAACACGATGCGGCAGACGCTGGCGACCGACGTTTGCGATTGCCTTTTCAGTCTTGAGCGAGGGTGGGCGTGTGACGTGTACCGAGCCGGGGACGGAGTGCACAAGGCCTGGCTGGACCGTCGCAGTGCATTCGAGCCATCTTATAAGTCTTGGTTCCGCGCTATTCAGAGCAAGCACAGGGCAATGATGCGGTTGGAAGCCTCGTTGCTCGGAGACACCAGCCACTGCCCTGCCGTGGTGGTGAACTCAAAGATGGTGGCGAAAGAAATCGCCGAGCATTATCCTGACCGCGATCCTGATAGCGTGCACCTCGTCTACAATGGCTACGATCCGGTGGTGGAGCCTGAGACCTTGGATCGGGCGGCGATGCGCGCGGAGGTGCGCCGCGAACTCGGGATTTCCGACCAGGAGAAGGTGGTGCTTTTTGTCGGCTCCGGTTGGGAGCGGAAGGGGCTGCCGGACTTGATCAAGGCTTCCTCCGGACAGAACTGCCGCTTGGTGGTTGCTGGGCGCGGACGGATGCGCTCCGAATGGAAAGGTCGGAAGCAAGTGACCTTTCTGGGGCCGCGCAAGGATGTCGCTCGCTTGTTGATGATGGCGGATGTGTTCGCACTGCCGACGTATTATGATCCATTTTCGAACGCGACACTCGAGGCGGCGCGTCACGGGCTTCCGGTGATTACCACGACAGCCAATGGGTTCCACGAAGTGATGACCGAAGGTGTGCACGGCTCGGCCGTGGATGCCGGTGACGTGAGTGCCTTGGCGGCGGCAATTGATCACTGGGCCACGCTTGAGAACGACGATACTGTGTTCTCGCGTTGCCTGGAGAATGTGAAGCCCTTCACCATCGACCGCAACGTGAGCGAAACGTTGAAGGTTGTGGCCAATGCGGATCGCGTGGGGCTCGGCGTGGCCACCGCGGGGAATCCCACCCCGGTCGGTAGCCCGCAAACGATCTGGCGCAGCTGA
- the queC gene encoding 7-cyano-7-deazaguanine synthase QueC, with protein MTESPTARKNVIVLLSGGMDSVVALHQAHRDHHVVATLSADYGSKHNHCELPMAAKQSELLGVRHECAQLGFMDQLFSSALLNSGGDIPDGHYEEESMKQTVVPFRNGILLSIAAGFAESVGATGVVIAAHSGDHAIYPDCRESFMAPMAEAIKQGTYEDVEVMRPFINMTKTEIAQRGAELGVDFSLTWSCYKGGDIHCGTCGTCVERKEAFRDAGIPDPTEYLA; from the coding sequence ATGACCGAATCGCCGACAGCCCGCAAAAATGTCATCGTCCTGCTCAGTGGAGGCATGGACTCCGTGGTGGCCCTCCACCAGGCCCACCGCGACCACCACGTGGTGGCGACATTGAGCGCAGACTACGGCTCCAAGCACAACCACTGCGAACTGCCAATGGCAGCCAAACAGTCCGAACTACTGGGCGTCCGCCACGAATGCGCCCAACTCGGATTCATGGACCAGCTCTTTTCCTCCGCACTGCTCAACTCCGGTGGCGACATCCCGGACGGCCACTACGAAGAGGAAAGCATGAAGCAAACCGTAGTCCCATTCCGCAACGGCATTCTACTTTCGATCGCAGCCGGCTTCGCCGAGAGCGTCGGCGCCACCGGAGTGGTCATCGCCGCCCACTCCGGCGACCACGCCATCTACCCTGACTGCCGTGAATCGTTCATGGCTCCCATGGCCGAGGCAATCAAACAAGGCACCTACGAAGACGTCGAGGTCATGCGCCCGTTCATCAACATGACCAAAACCGAGATCGCCCAGCGAGGAGCGGAACTCGGAGTCGACTTCTCACTCACCTGGTCCTGCTACAAAGGCGGCGACATCCACTGCGGCACCTGTGGCACGTGTGTCGAGCGCAAGGAAGCCTTCCGCGACGCCGGCATCCCGGATCCTACCGAGTACTTGGCGTAA
- a CDS encoding HAD family hydrolase, with product MSPALVLFDIDQTLLNTGGAGIKGLHNAFAEVFDLNQDEHPELDLAGATDLGLLRDFGFQRNIAVTDELTARFFDTYVGHLEHHLAASDDGRVLPGVVNLLETLSARPDEFIVGLLTGNIRRGAEAKLNHFGLSSFFNTNLGSYGDDHFDRNLLGPIAKQRVTGITGHAIADQRILVIGDTPKDIRCAHACNVRCLAVASGNFTAEQLAEHGADHVFEDLTNTAAVLELL from the coding sequence ATGTCCCCCGCTCTCGTACTTTTCGATATCGACCAAACCTTGCTCAACACCGGAGGCGCCGGCATCAAGGGTCTTCACAACGCCTTCGCCGAAGTTTTCGACCTGAACCAGGACGAACACCCCGAGCTCGACCTGGCCGGAGCCACCGATCTAGGCCTCCTGCGTGACTTCGGGTTTCAGCGGAACATCGCCGTCACCGACGAACTCACCGCGCGCTTTTTCGACACCTACGTCGGGCACCTGGAGCACCATCTCGCCGCGAGCGACGACGGCCGCGTGCTCCCCGGTGTGGTCAACCTTCTCGAAACCCTCTCAGCCCGGCCGGATGAGTTCATCGTTGGGCTCCTGACTGGCAACATTCGTCGTGGAGCGGAAGCCAAGCTCAACCACTTCGGGCTTTCCAGCTTCTTCAACACCAACCTCGGCTCGTACGGCGACGACCACTTCGACCGCAACCTCCTCGGCCCAATCGCCAAACAACGCGTCACCGGCATCACAGGCCACGCCATCGCCGATCAACGGATCCTCGTCATCGGCGACACGCCGAAGGACATCCGCTGCGCCCACGCATGCAATGTCCGCTGCCTCGCAGTCGCCAGCGGCAACTTCACCGCGGAGCAACTCGCCGAACACGGCGCGGACCACGTCTTCGAAGACCTTACAAATACAGCAGCCGTCCTGGAGCTCCTGTAG
- the rnr gene encoding ribonuclease R, which produces MTGKPRKNKPTERDQPAGQSRREEIREKLIGHLESDDYRPSTKSEIARHLGLDPKERATFRNALRDLEESGKVTRVKKGRYRVGSHSQPGTARGILDFTRRGKAFVILEANSSGNTALAKQGERIFIQPRASGTALPGDRVEISLRKVPPPVWMRHAGRLRTPDEMHVEGRVLSIIERSGKPLVGTLRIRGKFRFVQPDDTRLPFNLELTPPAKDEPEAKSGDTVVVDLVRWDQPHRPPLGKLVKVLGRRGDKGVDIQSIIYRFGLPLEFPEDVLSEAAAIHAVVQADDLTDREDWRDRTVITIDPFDARDFDDAISVTACDNGEWLLAVHIADVSHYVKPGSALDKEARKRGNSTYLVDRVIPMLPESLSNGICSLRPDEDRLTQLVEMRFSATGKMLKARFASAVIRSAKRYTYEQAMEVIRPVVKDLTATPPTDPVEAMLYDAWRLAARIRRLRFENGALDMDFPEVKVILDDKGRPTELRRVDYDESHQLIEEFMLVANEAVAKVVKESGKPGMFRVHDDPDEGKLQEFRQTACDYGFQIGDLTNRRELQKLLKRIRGVPEEHALKVGLLRSLKRAAYAADPMGHYGLAKVNYTHFTSPIRRYADLIVHRALGKLPCHKPQVSVRTPTHDGMAEVAEAISTTERVSAEAEGESVRLKELEYFQRLISRGDERTFTAVVNEVRRNGVFVELVNEQIKGLVPPSHFLPGDFFFINELNTWRSRRPRYELRVGTKLEVRPVKVDFESRFIDFAMMQILKPKS; this is translated from the coding sequence GTGACCGGAAAACCACGTAAAAACAAGCCAACCGAGCGCGACCAACCCGCAGGTCAATCGCGACGCGAAGAGATCCGCGAAAAACTCATCGGCCACCTCGAATCGGACGACTACCGTCCGTCGACCAAATCGGAGATCGCCCGCCACCTCGGGCTAGACCCCAAAGAGCGCGCCACATTCCGCAACGCACTGCGCGACTTGGAAGAATCCGGCAAGGTCACACGCGTCAAAAAAGGCCGCTACCGCGTCGGCTCACACAGCCAACCCGGCACCGCACGCGGCATCCTCGACTTCACCCGCCGCGGCAAGGCATTCGTCATCCTCGAAGCCAACAGCTCAGGCAATACAGCACTCGCCAAACAAGGCGAACGGATCTTCATCCAACCCAGAGCCTCCGGCACCGCTCTTCCCGGCGACCGCGTCGAGATCTCGTTGCGCAAGGTGCCACCACCAGTCTGGATGCGCCACGCAGGCCGCCTCCGCACACCAGATGAAATGCACGTCGAGGGCCGCGTCCTCTCAATTATCGAACGCTCGGGTAAACCACTCGTCGGCACGCTGCGCATCCGCGGAAAGTTCCGCTTCGTCCAGCCGGACGACACCCGCCTTCCCTTTAACTTGGAACTCACTCCACCGGCGAAAGACGAACCCGAGGCCAAGTCCGGCGACACCGTGGTCGTCGATCTCGTCCGCTGGGACCAACCACACCGCCCACCATTGGGCAAACTGGTCAAAGTGCTCGGCCGCCGCGGCGACAAGGGCGTCGACATCCAAAGCATCATCTACCGCTTCGGCTTACCGCTTGAGTTCCCCGAAGACGTGCTCTCTGAGGCCGCTGCCATTCACGCGGTAGTTCAAGCAGACGACCTGACCGACCGCGAAGATTGGCGTGACCGCACGGTCATCACGATCGATCCATTCGACGCCCGTGACTTCGATGATGCCATCAGCGTCACCGCCTGCGATAACGGCGAATGGCTGCTGGCCGTTCACATCGCCGACGTCTCGCACTATGTGAAGCCCGGCTCGGCATTGGACAAGGAAGCCCGCAAACGCGGCAACTCGACGTATCTGGTGGACCGAGTGATCCCGATGCTACCTGAATCCCTCAGCAATGGCATCTGCAGCCTGCGTCCGGACGAAGACCGGCTCACCCAATTGGTAGAGATGCGCTTTTCCGCCACCGGTAAAATGCTCAAAGCCCGCTTCGCCTCGGCTGTGATCCGCAGCGCGAAACGCTACACCTACGAGCAAGCGATGGAGGTCATTCGCCCGGTCGTCAAAGACCTCACCGCCACTCCACCAACGGATCCAGTCGAAGCCATGCTCTACGATGCGTGGCGACTCGCCGCCCGCATCCGCCGACTGCGCTTCGAAAATGGCGCGCTCGACATGGACTTCCCCGAAGTGAAGGTCATCCTCGACGACAAGGGCCGGCCAACCGAACTACGCCGGGTCGATTACGACGAAAGCCACCAGTTGATCGAAGAGTTCATGCTCGTCGCCAATGAGGCTGTGGCGAAGGTGGTCAAGGAATCCGGCAAACCCGGTATGTTCCGCGTTCACGACGATCCGGACGAAGGAAAGCTCCAGGAGTTCCGCCAGACCGCCTGTGACTACGGCTTCCAAATCGGCGACCTGACCAACCGACGCGAGCTTCAAAAACTGCTCAAGCGGATCCGAGGGGTACCGGAGGAACACGCGCTGAAAGTGGGACTCCTGCGCAGCCTGAAGCGCGCAGCTTACGCAGCCGACCCGATGGGCCACTACGGTTTGGCAAAAGTGAACTACACCCATTTCACCAGCCCGATCCGCCGCTACGCCGACCTCATCGTCCACCGTGCGCTCGGCAAACTACCGTGCCACAAGCCACAGGTCAGCGTCCGCACACCGACCCACGACGGCATGGCCGAAGTCGCCGAAGCCATCTCGACCACCGAACGCGTGTCTGCCGAGGCAGAAGGCGAATCGGTGCGGCTGAAGGAGCTCGAGTACTTCCAGCGCCTGATCTCCCGCGGTGATGAACGTACATTCACCGCAGTGGTCAACGAAGTCCGCCGCAACGGAGTCTTTGTCGAGCTGGTGAACGAACAAATCAAAGGACTAGTGCCGCCATCGCATTTCCTCCCCGGCGATTTCTTCTTCATCAACGAACTCAACACGTGGCGCTCGCGCCGCCCGCGCTACGAACTGCGCGTCGGCACGAAACTGGAAGTGCGTCCGGTGAAGGTCGACTTTGAAAGCCGCTTCATCGACTTCGCCATGATGCAGATCCTCAAACCGAAGTCATGA
- a CDS encoding glycosyltransferase family 9 protein: MNLLIVQLKRIGDTILTAPAIDRIRQAYPDARITLVLHGPSGQLAPLIPQVDETLVYQPGASNGALWRKILTRRWHVVCDFTGTDRSALMTALSRGTLRISYERYRKSAVKRWIYPHGVDASVRDLSTVDFHLALADAVAAHGQAAATSENGGSPLKLDHQIDLDQPLPKPYAVLHPGTARDEKYWTTENWLTVAAHLHERGLNLVVTGSNDDREQSHLAPIFDRLLDAAIPFTNLSGKLSLADTARVIGDAALVVTVDSAAMHLAAQFGCRQIGLFGPTNPYHWAPTHANARIILASAPDRVTSTFEPKHKKAAMDQIPATTVTTAADELLG; encoded by the coding sequence GTGAACCTGCTCATCGTCCAACTCAAGCGCATCGGCGACACCATCCTCACCGCGCCGGCCATCGACCGCATCCGGCAAGCCTATCCGGACGCACGCATCACACTCGTGCTCCATGGCCCGAGCGGCCAACTCGCACCGCTCATCCCACAAGTGGACGAAACACTCGTCTACCAGCCCGGAGCATCCAATGGTGCGCTCTGGCGCAAGATCCTCACCCGCCGCTGGCACGTCGTGTGCGACTTCACAGGAACCGACCGCTCGGCCTTGATGACCGCACTCAGCCGCGGCACGCTCCGCATCAGCTATGAGCGCTACCGCAAGTCCGCGGTCAAGCGCTGGATCTATCCACACGGTGTCGACGCCTCGGTACGCGACCTCTCAACCGTCGACTTCCACTTGGCACTCGCCGACGCCGTAGCCGCCCACGGACAGGCAGCCGCCACCTCGGAAAACGGAGGATCGCCATTGAAACTCGACCATCAGATCGATCTCGACCAGCCGCTGCCAAAGCCCTACGCCGTCCTCCACCCCGGCACCGCGCGCGACGAGAAATACTGGACCACGGAAAACTGGCTGACCGTCGCAGCCCACCTCCATGAACGAGGTCTGAACCTCGTCGTCACCGGATCCAATGACGACCGCGAACAATCGCACCTGGCCCCTATTTTTGATCGCCTCCTCGATGCAGCCATCCCATTCACCAACCTCAGCGGCAAGCTCTCGCTAGCAGACACCGCACGCGTGATTGGCGACGCCGCCCTTGTCGTCACCGTCGATTCGGCGGCGATGCACTTGGCCGCCCAGTTCGGCTGCCGTCAGATTGGGTTGTTCGGCCCGACCAACCCGTATCACTGGGCCCCGACCCACGCCAATGCACGCATCATCCTCGCCTCGGCACCTGACCGCGTGACCAGCACATTCGAGCCGAAACACAAAAAGGCAGCGATGGACCAGATCCCGGCTACCACCGTCACCACCGCCGCGGACGAATTACTCGGGTAA
- the rpsP gene encoding 30S ribosomal protein S16 gives MAVALRLRREGNRNRAYYKIVATDSRARRDGNFIEQIGTYDPHQEGKNFTIDLEKVDKWVGNGAQPSDRVKNIIKHARKEQGAEA, from the coding sequence ATGGCAGTAGCACTCAGACTCCGCCGCGAAGGTAACCGTAACCGCGCATACTACAAGATCGTGGCAACCGACAGCCGCGCACGCCGCGACGGCAATTTCATCGAGCAGATCGGCACCTACGATCCGCATCAGGAAGGCAAGAACTTCACCATCGACCTTGAGAAGGTCGACAAGTGGGTGGGCAACGGCGCGCAGCCAAGCGACCGCGTCAAGAACATCATCAAGCACGCTCGTAAAGAGCAGGGCGCAGAGGCCTAA
- a CDS encoding NAD(P)H-binding protein, with the protein MKEVAVFGATGATGRELVRQLAAGEGLTVHAIVRRPLPAEDRPNRVIEHVVPTMAPEHFPDLPHLDAVFCALGTTIAKAGSKPAFTAIDHNLVVAVGEWTKARHCPQLHVISSLGATTAPRNFYLRTKGETEHNLEALDLPSLTIYQPSLLHAPQRDEFRLGERLGYIALAAISWLPFATVRRIQPVPVATLAACMIAHAKNPHPGCHRVTSETIRHSPHP; encoded by the coding sequence ATGAAGGAGGTCGCGGTTTTTGGTGCCACCGGCGCAACCGGCCGCGAGCTGGTACGCCAACTGGCAGCTGGAGAGGGTCTGACCGTTCACGCCATCGTCCGACGCCCCCTCCCTGCGGAAGACCGTCCCAACCGTGTGATCGAGCACGTCGTGCCCACCATGGCTCCTGAGCATTTCCCAGACCTGCCCCATCTCGACGCCGTCTTCTGCGCACTCGGAACCACCATCGCCAAAGCTGGCAGCAAGCCAGCCTTCACCGCCATCGACCACAATCTGGTTGTCGCCGTCGGCGAGTGGACCAAAGCCCGACACTGCCCGCAGTTACACGTCATCAGCTCGCTCGGAGCTACCACCGCACCCCGCAACTTCTACCTCCGCACCAAAGGGGAAACCGAACACAACCTGGAAGCACTCGACCTACCGTCGCTCACGATCTACCAACCGTCACTCCTCCACGCACCGCAGCGCGATGAGTTCCGCCTCGGCGAGCGGCTTGGCTACATTGCCCTCGCCGCGATCAGCTGGCTTCCCTTCGCTACGGTTCGGCGCATCCAGCCGGTACCGGTTGCCACACTGGCCGCCTGCATGATCGCACACGCCAAGAACCCACATCCCGGATGCCACCGCGTGACATCCGAGACGATCAGGCACTCACCGCATCCGTAA
- a CDS encoding 6-pyruvoyl trahydropterin synthase family protein yields the protein MPYRVCKAIEIENGHMLSKHPDKCKFPHGHTRKVEIVLEADTLDDHDMVCDFKAVKQIIGEYLDSFDHAMCLNTDDPAYAEFKQRYGDRVIGFDQEDPTTEVLARVFFHTFSERLAEWKSRTDVPYPVRDQVRLASIRVWETTSSWAEYSE from the coding sequence ATGCCATACCGCGTTTGTAAAGCCATCGAGATCGAGAACGGGCACATGCTCAGCAAGCACCCGGACAAGTGCAAGTTCCCCCATGGCCATACCCGCAAAGTCGAAATCGTCCTCGAGGCCGACACCCTCGACGACCACGACATGGTCTGCGACTTCAAAGCGGTAAAGCAAATCATCGGCGAATACCTCGACTCGTTCGACCACGCCATGTGCCTCAATACCGACGACCCCGCCTACGCTGAGTTCAAGCAACGCTACGGCGACCGCGTCATCGGCTTCGACCAGGAAGACCCAACCACCGAAGTACTCGCCCGCGTGTTCTTCCACACCTTCAGCGAGCGCCTCGCCGAATGGAAATCCCGCACCGATGTCCCCTATCCTGTGCGCGACCAAGTCCGCCTGGCTTCAATCCGCGTCTGGGAGACCACCTCGTCGTGGGCGGAATACTCGGAGTGA
- a CDS encoding prepilin-type N-terminal cleavage/methylation domain-containing protein yields MKPRHSQLSNRASRSRGFTLIELLIVIAIVAILASMIFAGSSFALKKARKVEAQNLATGIAQAVEQFEVEYNRMPIPGSSRGQDWEGDSSEEICVILTGQETGGKVLNKKQIDYLDGMKQANDAAGGIDRTEEDRPVVFDPWGNFFVIHIDGNYDKKLRNPESSEDGEDELKGVRVAVLSKGEDGIAAGENEEGDDATQDNARSW; encoded by the coding sequence ATGAAACCCCGACACTCCCAATTGTCCAACCGTGCTTCGCGCTCGCGAGGCTTCACTCTGATCGAGCTTTTGATTGTGATCGCCATCGTGGCGATCCTCGCATCGATGATTTTCGCTGGCAGTAGCTTTGCCCTGAAGAAAGCCCGTAAGGTGGAGGCTCAGAACCTCGCCACTGGTATCGCTCAAGCGGTCGAGCAATTCGAGGTGGAGTACAACCGGATGCCAATTCCAGGTAGCAGCCGTGGTCAGGACTGGGAGGGCGACAGCTCCGAGGAAATCTGCGTGATTCTCACCGGCCAAGAGACCGGAGGAAAGGTCCTCAACAAGAAGCAGATCGACTATCTCGATGGTATGAAGCAGGCAAATGATGCCGCGGGTGGTATCGACCGCACGGAGGAAGACCGTCCTGTGGTTTTCGATCCATGGGGTAACTTCTTCGTGATCCATATCGATGGCAACTACGACAAGAAGCTGAGGAATCCTGAGTCGTCTGAAGATGGCGAAGACGAACTCAAGGGTGTTCGCGTGGCTGTTCTCTCCAAGGGAGAAGACGGTATTGCTGCCGGTGAGAACGAAGAGGGCGACGACGCCACCCAGGACAACGCACGCTCCTGGTAA
- a CDS encoding glycosyltransferase family 4 protein, with product MPETNAIIPDLTAPLPTAEQLPTRLLYAIATPVGGAGLPTTAAEGIRAAADRRFLGTVVTMRNRQQEVAPHHFLNIGLHPARWLAQLRFGKKADSGIRKLLTAHVAANQLESGKFDCFHSWSEDCREALQVARRLNIPSLIEIPTWHRNKGQVKPFTTASERKADDTLEHRLTIPRQHTLTEYTLADVILVQSQYAAKSFIAAGIPEEKIFLVYRGVDPSKFRPTVRPADTFRLVFVGALIKRKGVHHILEAWHRLGLKNAELVLVGNIEPEIKPYLEKFAGPSVTVAGFVKRPQDYLESASAFIFPSELEGSAKATFEASACSLAQITTRESGDAVVDGETGRVIPPNDVDALQDAIQWFYDHPEEVAAMGDRARERMVNGFTWDHHRQRLLHAYAYAKQLVATRAAATPSAP from the coding sequence GTGCCGGAAACCAACGCCATCATCCCCGACCTGACAGCCCCGCTCCCCACCGCGGAGCAGCTCCCAACGCGCCTGCTTTACGCAATCGCAACACCCGTCGGCGGTGCCGGCCTCCCGACCACGGCCGCAGAGGGTATCCGCGCCGCAGCCGACCGCCGCTTCCTCGGCACCGTCGTCACCATGCGCAACCGCCAGCAGGAAGTCGCGCCCCATCATTTTCTCAACATCGGCCTCCACCCTGCCCGCTGGCTGGCTCAGTTACGCTTCGGCAAGAAGGCCGACAGCGGGATCCGCAAACTACTCACCGCCCACGTCGCCGCCAACCAGCTCGAATCCGGTAAGTTCGATTGCTTCCACAGTTGGTCCGAGGACTGCCGCGAAGCCCTCCAAGTCGCACGCCGGCTCAACATCCCCTCGCTCATCGAGATCCCGACCTGGCACCGCAACAAAGGCCAAGTCAAACCATTCACCACCGCAAGCGAGCGCAAAGCCGATGACACCCTGGAGCATCGCCTTACCATCCCTCGCCAGCACACCCTGACCGAGTACACGCTAGCCGATGTGATCCTCGTCCAGTCGCAATACGCCGCGAAGTCGTTCATCGCAGCCGGCATCCCCGAAGAGAAAATCTTCCTCGTCTACCGCGGTGTCGACCCGTCCAAGTTCCGCCCGACCGTGCGCCCCGCCGACACATTCCGACTCGTCTTTGTCGGCGCGTTGATCAAACGCAAGGGCGTCCACCACATCCTAGAAGCCTGGCACCGCCTCGGATTAAAGAACGCGGAGCTCGTGCTGGTCGGCAACATTGAACCCGAGATCAAACCCTACCTCGAGAAGTTCGCCGGTCCGTCGGTTACCGTCGCCGGATTCGTCAAACGCCCACAGGACTACCTGGAGTCCGCATCGGCATTCATTTTCCCATCGGAGTTGGAAGGATCAGCAAAAGCCACCTTCGAAGCCTCCGCCTGCAGCCTGGCGCAAATCACCACCCGCGAGTCCGGCGACGCCGTAGTCGATGGCGAGACCGGCCGCGTGATCCCACCCAACGACGTCGACGCCCTGCAAGACGCAATCCAGTGGTTCTACGACCACCCGGAGGAAGTCGCAGCAATGGGCGACCGCGCCCGCGAACGCATGGTCAATGGGTTCACCTGGGACCACCACCGCCAACGCTTGCTGCACGCCTACGCTTACGCGAAACAACTCGTCGCCACCCGCGCCGCTGCCACCCCATCCGCGCCGTGA
- a CDS encoding NnrS family protein: protein MDRPATSDPNLSSAPQPTASSRGGRCAARRARLAQAPFRELLLAEPYRWFFPLAVLIGIAAVLLWPAFYQHWIDYQPKTSHARLMIQGFIGGFAFGFLGTAIPKVLNTHRFFFGELATFATAYLASSGFHLANRTVAGDAFFLIALVTFMISAGTRAALRKDLPPPGFLLVGAGMLCGISGTVLFLSGHALEFNATREQWAGLLLYQGFMLLPLIGIGAFLFPRFFKTDNKQIFPSNPYPTEQWTRRAKLAGTAAALIILSFFLEVEGIVRWGAWLRAATCFAYLASETGFWKRSEATGVLPAALRTGLICLIIAALAAGWVQANRIALDHILYIGGLGLIALVVGTRVLYGHAGRTKAMGQWLIPLCVVFGLILIAMVLRVTADFTPQVKTAHYLYSALVWAAATTVWAIAMAPLLIQRRDP, encoded by the coding sequence ATGGACCGTCCGGCCACCTCTGATCCCAACTTGTCATCCGCCCCGCAGCCCACCGCCTCCTCACGCGGTGGACGCTGCGCCGCACGCCGCGCCCGTTTGGCGCAAGCCCCCTTCCGCGAGCTGCTCCTCGCCGAGCCCTACCGCTGGTTTTTCCCGCTCGCTGTCTTGATCGGGATCGCCGCCGTGCTGCTATGGCCTGCCTTCTACCAGCACTGGATCGACTACCAGCCAAAAACCAGCCACGCCCGGCTCATGATCCAAGGGTTCATCGGCGGCTTCGCCTTTGGATTCCTCGGTACCGCCATCCCAAAAGTACTCAACACCCACCGCTTCTTCTTCGGCGAGCTCGCCACGTTCGCCACCGCATACCTCGCCTCCTCTGGGTTTCACCTCGCCAACCGCACCGTCGCCGGCGACGCGTTCTTCCTCATCGCTTTGGTCACTTTCATGATCAGCGCCGGCACCCGCGCCGCCCTGCGCAAGGATTTGCCACCTCCAGGATTCCTACTCGTCGGCGCAGGCATGCTGTGCGGCATCAGCGGGACCGTACTCTTTCTCAGCGGCCACGCGTTGGAATTCAACGCGACCCGCGAGCAGTGGGCGGGCTTGCTACTCTACCAAGGCTTCATGTTGCTCCCTCTGATCGGCATCGGCGCATTTCTCTTCCCACGCTTTTTCAAGACCGACAACAAACAGATCTTCCCGAGCAACCCGTACCCGACCGAGCAATGGACCCGTCGAGCTAAATTGGCAGGCACCGCCGCAGCGTTGATCATTCTCAGCTTCTTCCTCGAGGTCGAAGGCATCGTCCGCTGGGGCGCATGGCTACGCGCCGCCACTTGCTTCGCCTACCTCGCCAGCGAAACCGGGTTCTGGAAACGCTCTGAAGCAACCGGTGTGCTTCCCGCCGCCCTGCGCACCGGGCTCATCTGTCTGATCATCGCCGCACTCGCCGCTGGATGGGTTCAAGCCAACCGCATCGCCCTCGACCACATCCTCTACATCGGCGGACTAGGATTAATCGCACTCGTCGTCGGCACCCGTGTGCTCTACGGCCACGCCGGCCGCACCAAAGCCATGGGCCAATGGCTCATCCCCCTGTGCGTTGTCTTTGGGCTCATCCTCATCGCCATGGTGCTGCGGGTCACTGCCGATTTCACGCCGCAGGTCAAAACGGCGCACTACCTCTACTCCGCTCTCGTCTGGGCCGCGGCTACCACTGTCTGGGCCATCGCCATGGCGCCGCTCCTCATCCAGCGCCGCGATCCGTAG